One Carassius auratus strain Wakin unplaced genomic scaffold, ASM336829v1 scaf_tig00020109, whole genome shotgun sequence genomic window carries:
- the paox1 gene encoding polyamine oxidase (exo-N4-amino) 1 — protein MADRSPAIVVVGAGVAGLAAAKKLKEYGFNDVTVLEASEKVGGRVATATLGNACVDTGAQYIHGASEENPVYSLLKKSGLLNQIPEMGEEAFYSNKGHKVDANFAKNAYGAGEKIIQYRGSNTGKSLGEHYAEKTQGMIDSLQDNDKRTRMQSVFALVGKDMLIDIGASDLSKISLDSWQYYINMGDSLNIAGLMFQLVDKLLEDFPKDRLLLKREVSKIKWDGSFPVAPPHGEPLLSAHTESASEEKVCQYPVCIVCENGEEILADHVIVTISLGCLKAQASSLFIPSLPTEKMEAIEKLCFGNIAKIFLEYEEAFWESDLGSISLIYEDDTPASVSTNKMQWLKNMQSFSVLRPKERFGNILIGWCPGDIADLVETMTDDELSTAITDHLKMFLGHSNIPKPKSILCTKWRSNKFIKGAYAFLPVGVDGNVMDTLAQPLVGSQHPNKDLQVLFAGEATLKTLYGTVQGALLSGHREADRLAAHYKKTLAPTSATSVEKQV, from the exons ATGGCAGACAGGAGTCCAGCTATCGTGGTTGTTGGCGCTGGAGTCGCAGGACTCGCTGCAGCCAAGAAACTGAAAGAATATGGATTTAATGACGTCACGGTGCTGGAAGCGTCCGAGAAGGTCGGAGGAAGAGTAGCTACTGCAACCCTAG GTAATGCATGTGTTGATACCGGAGCACAGTACATCCATGGGGCGTCAGAAGAAAACCCAGTTTACAGTCTACTAAAAAAGTCTGGCCTTCTAAACCAGATCCCTGAGATGGGCGAAGAAGCATTTTATAGTAACAAGGGACACAAAGTAGATGCAAACTTCGCCAAAAATGCATATGGAGCTGGGGAGAAAATCATTCAATACCGTGGCTCCAACACGGGAAAGAGTTTAGGTGAACACTATGCAGAAAAAACCCAGGGGATGATTGACAGCTTGCAAGACAATGACAAGAGAACGAGAATGCAGAGTGTTTTTGCTTTGGTCGGAAAAGACATGCTGATTGACATTGGAGCTTCAGACCTCTCCAAGATCTCTCTTGACTCCTGGCAGTATTATATCAACATGGGTGACAGCCTCAATATTGCAGG TTTAATGTTTCAGCTTGTGGATAAGCTGCTGGAGGATTTCCCTAAAGATCGTTTGCTGCTGAAAAGAGAAGTTAGTAAGATCAAATGGGATGGATCCTTTCCTGTTGCCCCTCCTCATGGTGAACCGCTCCTCTCTGCTCACACCGAATCTGCTTCTGAAGAAAAAGTCTGCCAGTACCCAGTTTGCATTGTCTGTGAGAATGGAGAAGAGATTCTAGCCGATCATGTAATTGTGACCATTTCATTAG gcTGTCTAAAAGCACAGGCATCCAGCCTATTCATCCCCAGTCTCCCAACCGAGAAAATGGAGGCCATCGAAAAGCTGTGCTTTGGCAATATTGCCAAGATCTTTTTGGAGTATGAAGAGGCATTCTGGGAAAGTGATCTTGGTTCTATCAGCCTCATTTATGAAGATGACACCCCTGCCTCAGTATCCACCAATAAAATGCAGTGGCTTAAGAACATGCAGAGCTTTTCTGTCCTGAGACCCAAAGAAAG GTTTGGCAATATCTTAATTGGCTGGTGTCCAGGAGACATAGCTGACCTGGTTGAAACCATGACGGACGATGAACTCTCAACTGCGATCACTGATCATCTCAAAATGTTCTTAG GACATTCTAACATTCCTAAGCCGAAATCCATACTCTGCACTAAATGGCGCAGCAACAAGTTCATAAAAGGAGCGTACGCTTTCCTCCCCGTTGGCGTTGATGGGAATGTTATGGACACACTGGCTCAACCACTAGTGGGAAGCCAGCATCCTAATAAa GATCTTCAGGTCCTGTTCGCAGGTGAGGCAACGCTGAAGACTCTTTATGGCACAGTGCAGGGAGCTCTACTCTCAGGACACAGGGAGGCAGACAGACTGGCAGCACATTATAAGAAGACACTGGCACCCACTTCTGCTACCTCAGTGGAAAAACAAGTTTAA
- the LOC113076354 gene encoding 39S ribosomal protein L55, mitochondrial, translating into MALNTIRQPCKSIFRCLQAVFSHRCLGITSTFHTTVFQSNSNRTCVVRFGRQKYERMYPVLLVRPDGSTINIRYKEPRRIMKMPVDITTLSEEERKIRMRKREPKREAKQKLDDFEDDFKVDDYSKFWKKQ; encoded by the exons ATGGCTTTAAATACAATTCGTCAGCCTTGCAAGAGTATATTCAG gTGTCTTCAGGCTGTTTTCTCCCACAGATGCTTGGGCATCACGTCCACATTTCACACCACAGTCTTTCAGTCAAACTCCAACAGAACCTGTGTGGTCCGCTTCGGGAGGCAGAAGTATGAGCGGATGTATCCGGTTCTGCTGGTGCGACCTGACGGGTCCACCATCAACATCAGATATAAAGAGCCCAGAAGAATAATGAAG ATGCCTGTGGACATCACCACCCTCTCGGAGGAGGAGAGGAAAATCAGAATGCGGAAAAGAGAACCGAAGAGGGAAGCAAAACAAAAATTGGATGATTTTGAGGATGATTTCAAAGTTGATGATTACAGCAAATTCTGGAAGAAGCAGTGA
- the LOC113076355 gene encoding glutamate--cysteine ligase regulatory subunit-like, with amino-acid sequence MEPHVNAKLLFNHATTLKLHTGNLVNRSRLKKKCPSSPSEELKDCIQDTLSEWFATMPSSLYSELPSVLDCTVSENTDAITPEEREELKVSVKLFLTESDRSSIRSAVDMACLSLGVSQLDSVIIAPPPLPEGEVQTLTHLQPLWEELESLVHSQKIAAIGTSDLDKTLLEQLYNWAQVKPSSNQVNLASCCVMPPDLTAFAKEFDIQLLTHNDPKELISAAGFQEAVQGSSKDLQAANWRLEWVLRYSIIVKSRGIIKAKGYIVHAKKSNDH; translated from the exons ATGGAGCCTCATGTAAATGCGAAGCTGCTTTTTAATCACGCGACAACCCTGAAGCTTCACACGGGGAATTTAGTCAACCGCAGTCGACTTAAGAAGAAATGTCCGTCTTCACCTAGCGAGGAG CTTAAAGACTGCATCCAAGACACATTGAGCGAGTGGTTTGCCACAATGCCGTCATCTCTTTATTCT GAGCTTCCTAGTGTTCTGGACTGTACTGTTTCAGAAAACACAGATGCCATCACCCCggaggagagagaggagctgAAGGTGTCTG taaaGCTTTTTCTCACTGAGTCGGACCGTTCATCCATCAGAAGTGCAGTGGACATGG CTTGTCTTTCATTAGGTGTATCTCAGTTGGATTCTGTGATCATTGCTCCACCTCCTCTCCCCGAGGGTGAGGTGCAGACACTGACCCACCTGCAGCCTCTGTGGGAGGAGCTGGAAAGTCTTGTGCATAGCCAGAAGATCGCTGCCATCGGCACGTCGGACTTGGACAAAACTCTCTTAGAGCAGCTTTATAACTGGGCTCAG GTAAAGCCGAGCAGTAATCAGGTGAATCTGGCCTCGTGCTGTGTGATGCCTCCAGACCTCACTGCATTTGCTAAAGAGTTCGACATACAATTGCTAACGCACAATGACCCCAAAG AGCTAATCAGTGCAGCAGGCTTTCAGGAAGCAGTGCAGGGGAGCAGTAAGGACCTCCAGGCAGCCAATTGGAGGCTGGAGTGGGTCTTACGGTACTCCATCATTGTCAAGAGCAGAGGCATCATTAAAGCAAAAGGCTACATTGTTCATGCTAAAAAGAGCAACGACCATTAA